A stretch of the Proteus sp. ZN5 genome encodes the following:
- a CDS encoding YecA family protein, translated as MSKQNTLPNYQTIDALLQQHTVPLTAAEMHGLITGFICGAVRDSSWKILLHDLTNEGLAFPKTLSEPLEELYHITFEQLDDSVFNFSMLVPDESESIFPRADALAGWVNHFLLGLGVAQPKLSDHKELTEVITDLRNIGALGYEEDENQEELEDALEEVSEYVKVSVQLCYITFVAPKDKGNDEQNEQRVLH; from the coding sequence ATGTCAAAACAGAACACATTACCGAATTATCAAACTATTGATGCATTATTACAGCAACATACAGTACCTTTAACCGCGGCTGAAATGCATGGTTTGATTACAGGATTTATTTGCGGTGCAGTGCGCGATAGTAGTTGGAAAATCTTATTACACGATCTGACCAATGAAGGTTTAGCTTTTCCTAAAACGCTATCAGAGCCACTTGAAGAGCTTTATCACATCACCTTCGAACAGCTCGATGACAGTGTGTTCAATTTCTCGATGTTAGTACCTGACGAATCTGAATCTATTTTTCCAAGAGCCGATGCTCTTGCCGGTTGGGTTAATCATTTTCTTTTAGGTCTGGGGGTTGCTCAACCTAAGTTGTCTGATCATAAAGAATTGACCGAAGTGATTACTGATTTACGTAATATTGGTGCGCTAGGTTATGAAGAAGACGAAAACCAAGAAGAACTTGAAGATGCGCTTGAAGAAGTCAGTGAATATGTAAAAGTATCCGTTCAACTTTGTTATATCACTTTTGTCGCACCAAAAGACAAAGGAAATGACGAACAAAATGAGCAACGTGTATTACATTAA
- the pepP gene encoding Xaa-Pro aminopeptidase yields the protein MNKQEFLSRRQALLAQMKPASAAIFFAAPPAQRNADSEYPYRQHSDFLYLTGFSEPEAILVLIKSDETHNHSVLFNRVRDLTAEIWFGRRLGQEAAPEKLGVDKALPYEDVGEQLYQLLNGLDVVYHAQGEYTFADEIVFSALETLRKGSRRNLKAPQTIIDWRPMVHEQRLFKSDFELELLRKAGKITALAHTRAMQKCQPGMYEYQLQGEIEHEFVSHGARFPSYNSIVGSGENGCILHYTENETKMRDGDLVLIDAGCEYEGYAGDITRTFPVNGKFSRQQREIYDIVLKSINVSLELYKPGTSIKEVTEHVVYIMVEGLVKLGIMHGEIDHLIETKAYQRFFMHSLSHWLGLDVHDVGHYGTERDRILEPGMVLTIEPGLYIAPDADVPQEYRGIGIRIEDDIVITETGNENLTASVVKDPDEIEALMAGKI from the coding sequence ATGAATAAGCAAGAATTTTTATCCCGTCGTCAGGCATTATTAGCACAAATGAAGCCTGCGAGTGCAGCTATCTTTTTCGCTGCACCACCAGCGCAACGTAATGCCGATAGTGAGTATCCTTATCGCCAACATAGTGATTTCCTTTATCTAACTGGTTTCAGCGAGCCTGAAGCTATTCTTGTACTGATTAAAAGTGATGAAACACATAACCATAGTGTACTTTTTAATCGCGTTAGAGATTTAACCGCTGAAATTTGGTTTGGTCGCCGCCTTGGACAAGAAGCAGCACCTGAAAAATTAGGTGTTGATAAGGCGCTACCTTATGAAGATGTAGGTGAACAACTTTACCAATTATTAAACGGGTTAGATGTTGTTTATCATGCTCAGGGTGAATACACGTTTGCTGATGAGATAGTCTTTAGTGCATTAGAAACTTTAAGAAAAGGTTCTCGCCGTAACTTAAAAGCGCCGCAAACCATTATTGATTGGCGTCCAATGGTTCATGAACAACGTCTGTTTAAATCTGATTTTGAACTTGAGTTACTGCGTAAAGCCGGAAAAATTACTGCATTAGCACATACGCGTGCGATGCAAAAATGTCAGCCGGGTATGTACGAATATCAACTTCAAGGTGAGATTGAACATGAGTTTGTTTCTCATGGTGCGCGTTTCCCTTCTTATAACAGTATTGTCGGCAGTGGTGAAAATGGTTGTATTCTTCATTACACCGAAAATGAAACCAAAATGCGCGATGGAGATTTAGTTCTCATTGATGCAGGCTGTGAATATGAAGGTTATGCTGGTGATATCACCCGTACTTTTCCTGTTAATGGCAAATTTAGCCGCCAACAACGCGAAATTTACGACATCGTCTTAAAATCCATCAATGTTTCTTTGGAATTGTACAAACCTGGTACAAGTATCAAAGAAGTCACTGAGCATGTCGTGTATATCATGGTCGAAGGACTGGTTAAACTGGGCATTATGCACGGTGAAATCGATCATCTTATTGAGACAAAAGCCTATCAGCGTTTCTTTATGCATAGCTTAAGCCACTGGTTAGGTCTTGATGTTCACGATGTTGGACATTATGGCACTGAGCGTGACCGTATTTTAGAACCAGGCATGGTACTGACCATCGAACCGGGACTTTACATTGCACCTGATGCAGATGTGCCACAAGAGTATCGTGGTATCGGTATTCGTATTGAGGACGACATTGTTATCACAGAAACAGGCAATGAGAATTTAACGGCATCTGTTGTTAAAGATCCTGATGAAATTGAAGCTCTGATGGCAGGAAAAATTTAA
- the ubiH gene encoding 2-octaprenyl-6-methoxyphenyl hydroxylase, translating to MNVIIVGGGMAGATLALALSALNKGKISISLIEAKEPDNGHPGFDARAIALAHGTAKRLEQIGLWSTLKPFVTPINHVHVSDRGHCGFVNIHAQDYNISALGYVVELHDAGRQLFAKLKKQSNITLYCPAKVEQVQRNIDSVEVTLDEGTQLSGDLLIAADGTNSPIGHQCHIQWQREPYNQVAMIANVKTQIDPQGKAFERFTEFGPLAMLPMSEGRSSLVWCHPIEKLDEVLLWDDETTIAHLQRDFGWRLGKIEHIGKRNCYPLALQKANQIIGHRLALVGNASQTLHPIAGQGFNLGLRDVMALANTITQAINANTDIGSYRVLSQYQQLRQQDREKTISITDGLVKVFANRCVPLIVSRNLGLMTMELLPMMRDKLAHQTLGWTD from the coding sequence ATGAATGTGATTATTGTGGGTGGTGGGATGGCAGGTGCGACATTAGCACTTGCACTCTCTGCATTAAATAAAGGCAAGATTTCAATTTCGTTAATTGAAGCAAAAGAGCCTGACAATGGGCATCCTGGGTTTGATGCAAGGGCGATTGCATTAGCTCATGGAACAGCGAAACGATTAGAGCAAATCGGGCTTTGGTCAACATTAAAACCTTTTGTTACCCCCATTAATCACGTTCATGTTTCTGATAGAGGGCATTGTGGTTTTGTTAATATTCATGCACAAGACTATAATATCTCAGCGCTGGGTTACGTTGTTGAATTACATGATGCCGGACGCCAGCTTTTTGCCAAGTTGAAAAAACAATCTAATATCACGCTTTATTGCCCTGCTAAAGTTGAACAAGTTCAGCGTAATATTGATTCTGTTGAGGTAACACTTGATGAGGGTACGCAATTATCGGGTGACTTACTGATTGCCGCTGATGGTACGAACTCACCTATTGGTCACCAGTGCCACATTCAATGGCAACGAGAACCTTATAACCAAGTGGCTATGATCGCTAATGTCAAAACGCAAATCGATCCTCAAGGTAAAGCTTTTGAGCGCTTTACAGAGTTTGGCCCATTAGCCATGTTACCGATGAGTGAAGGGCGTAGCTCATTAGTGTGGTGTCATCCTATTGAAAAACTAGATGAAGTTTTACTGTGGGATGATGAAACAACTATCGCACATTTACAGCGTGATTTTGGCTGGCGTTTAGGAAAGATAGAGCATATTGGTAAGCGAAATTGTTACCCTTTAGCACTACAAAAAGCCAATCAAATTATTGGTCATCGTTTAGCGTTAGTTGGAAATGCCTCGCAAACACTTCACCCTATTGCAGGGCAAGGTTTTAACCTCGGTTTACGTGATGTTATGGCGCTCGCTAATACTATCACTCAAGCGATTAATGCCAATACCGATATTGGTAGTTATCGAGTACTCTCTCAATATCAACAACTGCGCCAACAAGATAGAGAAAAAACAATCTCTATTACTGATGGGTTGGTGAAAGTATTTGCAAATCGTTGCGTGCCACTGATTGTTTCTCGCAACTTAGGGCTAATGACGATGGAATTGCTCCCAATGATGAGAGATAAATTGGCGCATCAAACATTGGGCTGGACAGACTAG
- the ubiI gene encoding FAD-dependent 2-octaprenylphenol hydroxylase: MKSFDVVIAGGGMVGLALASGLHGCGLRIAIIENHPVTKLFHPQDDFSLRVSAINTASEMLLKKLGVWENLQALRTAPYQGMEVWDQDSFGRIEFSAQKEGFSHLGSIIENNLIREVLWQKCESHSDITFYSSTQIERVVWGENDAFITLNDGEMLTARLVVGADGANSWLRKHADIPLTFWDYEHHALVATIRTEQPHDNVARQVFHGEGILAFLPLSDPHACSIVWSLPSNLAESYKNAEKTLFERTLGVTFDMRLGQCELMSDRMTIPLTGRYARQFAAPRLALLGDAAHTIHPLAGQGVNLGFMDVAELIGEIRRLKTEGKDFGEYLYLRRFERRRKHAAAVMLASMQGFRELFAGNNPVKKLVRDIGLSLADSLPGVKPKLLEQAMGLSDLPEWLSDKNFTSVEKI; encoded by the coding sequence ATGAAATCATTTGATGTTGTTATTGCTGGTGGTGGAATGGTTGGGCTTGCATTAGCCAGCGGATTACACGGGTGTGGATTACGTATAGCGATAATAGAAAATCACCCAGTAACGAAGCTTTTTCACCCACAGGATGATTTTTCATTACGGGTATCTGCTATTAATACAGCCAGTGAAATGTTGCTGAAAAAATTAGGTGTTTGGGAAAATTTACAAGCACTACGAACTGCACCTTATCAAGGCATGGAGGTTTGGGATCAAGATAGTTTTGGTCGTATTGAATTTTCAGCACAAAAAGAAGGGTTCAGCCATTTAGGCTCTATTATCGAAAATAACCTTATTCGTGAAGTACTTTGGCAAAAATGTGAAAGCCACAGTGATATTACCTTCTATTCATCTACACAGATTGAGCGTGTAGTGTGGGGGGAGAATGATGCATTTATAACCCTGAATGATGGTGAGATGTTGACGGCAAGATTAGTTGTCGGAGCTGATGGCGCTAATTCGTGGTTACGTAAACACGCAGATATTCCCCTGACTTTTTGGGATTATGAACATCATGCCTTAGTTGCTACTATTCGCACTGAACAGCCTCATGATAATGTTGCACGCCAAGTCTTTCATGGTGAAGGTATTTTGGCGTTTTTGCCTCTTTCTGATCCTCATGCTTGTTCTATTGTTTGGTCTTTGCCAAGTAATCTTGCTGAAAGTTATAAAAACGCAGAAAAAACCTTATTTGAGCGCACATTAGGTGTGACCTTTGATATGCGTTTAGGTCAATGTGAATTGATGAGTGATCGTATGACCATACCATTAACAGGTCGCTATGCTCGCCAATTTGCCGCCCCTCGTTTAGCACTATTAGGTGATGCTGCACATACAATCCATCCTTTAGCTGGACAAGGCGTTAACCTCGGTTTTATGGATGTTGCAGAGTTAATCGGTGAGATCCGTCGCTTAAAAACAGAAGGTAAAGATTTTGGTGAATATCTCTATTTGAGACGATTCGAGCGTCGTCGCAAACATGCAGCAGCCGTAATGCTGGCAAGTATGCAAGGATTTCGTGAACTTTTTGCTGGCAACAACCCAGTTAAAAAACTGGTTCGGGATATCGGCCTTTCGTTAGCAGATAGTTTACCGGGGGTAAAACCTAAGTTACTTGAGCAAGCAATGGGGCTTTCTGATTTACCTGAATGGTTAAGTGATAAAAATTTCACTTCAGTTGAAAAAATCTAA
- the gcvT gene encoding glycine cleavage system aminomethyltransferase GcvT encodes MAKQTPLYDEHVACGARMVDFHGWMMPLHYGSQIDEHHIVRRDAGMFDVSHMTIVDLHGSQVKDFLRYLLANDIAKLTEKGKALYTGMLNASGGVIDDLIVYYFDDSFYRLVVNSATREKDLAWIEQHASDYVVDITVRDDLALIAVQGPHAQEKVQSLLTEAQRQVVSAMKPFYGVELGDLFVATTGYTGEAGYEIAMPKEQAVDFWKKLLAVGVKPAGLGARDTLRLEAGMNLYSQEMDETVNPLEANMGWTIAWVPEDRQFIGREALEKLRATGTDKLVGLVMREKGVLRAGTAVHFTDDLGELREGTITSGTFSPTLGFSIALARVPAGIKDSAIVLMRNREMPVEVVKPGFVRSGKALV; translated from the coding sequence ATGGCAAAACAGACTCCGTTGTATGATGAGCATGTAGCCTGTGGTGCTCGTATGGTCGATTTTCATGGTTGGATGATGCCTTTGCACTATGGCTCCCAAATAGATGAACATCATATTGTACGTCGTGATGCTGGTATGTTTGATGTTTCTCATATGACTATTGTTGACTTACATGGCTCACAAGTTAAAGATTTTCTACGTTATTTATTAGCGAATGATATCGCTAAACTCACCGAAAAAGGTAAGGCGCTTTATACCGGTATGCTAAATGCATCAGGTGGTGTAATTGATGATCTTATCGTCTATTACTTTGATGACTCTTTCTATCGTCTCGTTGTGAACTCCGCTACTCGTGAGAAAGATCTGGCATGGATTGAACAACATGCTTCAGATTATGTTGTGGATATCACTGTTCGTGACGATTTGGCATTAATCGCTGTTCAAGGCCCTCATGCACAAGAGAAAGTACAAAGCTTATTAACCGAAGCGCAACGCCAAGTTGTTTCTGCTATGAAGCCTTTTTATGGTGTAGAGCTTGGAGACTTATTTGTTGCAACAACAGGCTATACCGGTGAAGCAGGTTATGAAATTGCAATGCCAAAAGAGCAAGCAGTCGATTTTTGGAAAAAATTATTAGCTGTGGGTGTTAAACCTGCAGGATTAGGTGCGAGAGACACATTACGTTTAGAAGCCGGAATGAACCTATATAGCCAAGAGATGGATGAAACTGTTAATCCACTTGAAGCGAATATGGGATGGACGATTGCATGGGTACCGGAAGATCGTCAATTTATTGGTCGAGAAGCATTAGAAAAATTACGCGCAACAGGCACAGATAAACTTGTTGGTCTTGTAATGCGAGAGAAAGGTGTGTTGCGTGCAGGTACTGCCGTACACTTTACTGATGATTTAGGTGAATTAAGAGAAGGTACTATTACAAGTGGTACTTTTTCGCCTACATTAGGCTTTAGTATTGCATTAGCAAGAGTTCCTGCAGGTATAAAAGATAGCGCAATTGTATTAATGCGTAATCGTGAGATGCCAGTAGAAGTAGTAAAACCTGGTTTTGTTCGTTCAGGTAAAGCATTGGTGTAA
- the gcvH gene encoding glycine cleavage system protein GcvH, producing the protein MSQIPSELKYAQSHEWIRSEGNGEYTIGITEHAQELLGDMVFVDLPEVGREVAVGDDCAVAESVKAASDIYAPLSGEIIAVNEELDGSSELVNSAPYGEGWLFRIKANNESELDDLLDAAGYQELVDSEE; encoded by the coding sequence ATGAGTCAAATACCTAGTGAATTAAAATACGCACAATCTCATGAATGGATCCGTTCAGAAGGCAATGGTGAATACACTATCGGTATTACTGAACATGCACAGGAATTATTAGGTGATATGGTGTTTGTTGATCTACCAGAAGTGGGTAGAGAAGTGGCTGTTGGTGATGATTGTGCCGTAGCGGAATCAGTAAAAGCTGCATCAGATATCTATGCACCATTATCGGGTGAAATTATCGCAGTCAATGAAGAGTTAGATGGCTCTTCAGAGCTTGTGAACAGTGCACCTTATGGAGAAGGTTGGCTATTTCGTATTAAAGCAAATAATGAAAGCGAATTAGATGACTTACTTGATGCCGCGGGTTATCAAGAACTGGTAGATAGCGAAGAGTAA
- the gcvP gene encoding aminomethyl-transferring glycine dehydrogenase, with product MTQTLNQLEYRDEFIRRHIGSSPEQIKEMLSAVGVSSLNELTQKIVPDNIQLETPPNVGAGATEQEALAELKAIASQNKRFTSYIGMGYAPSVLPPVILRNLLENPGWYTAYTPYQPEVSQGRLESLLNFQQVTIDYTGMDLASASLLDEATAAAEAMAMAKRVSKLKNADRFFVADDIHPQTLDVVRTRADTFGFEVVVDKAEKVLELEGVFGVLLQQVGTTGEVHDHSKLLAALKERKIITSVAADLMALVVLTAPGHQGADIVLGSAQRFGVPMGYGGPHAAFFACRDEYKRAMPGRIIGVSRDAAGNRALRMAMQTREQHIRREKANSNICTSQVLLANIAAMYAVYHGPEGLKTIAQRIHRLTDILAAGLQQNGMALRHKTWFDTLTIDTVDKAAVLQRAKDAEINLRTDIVGAVGVTLSEITTREDVLKLVEIISGKAFAGDIDVLDKQVASASVSIPASMQRKDTVLTHENFHRYHSETEMMRYMHRLENKDLALNQAMIPLGSCTMKLNAAAEMIPITWPEFTELHPFCPAYQAKGYQVMIGQLSSWLAALTGYDEMCMQPNSGAQGEYAGLLAIRRYHQSRGEGARHICLIPSSAHGTNPASAHMAGMTVVVVGCDDNGNIDIADLKAKAEKHQAELSCVMVTYPSTHGVYEEGIREVCEIIHQYGGQVYLDGANMNAQVGITTPGFIGSDVSHLNLHKTFCIPHGGGGPGMGPIGVKSHLAPFVPGHSVVEMENITTQGAVSAAQFGSASILPISWMYIRMMGAQGLKQASQVAILNANYIAQRLKNDYDILYAGADGYVAHECIIDIRPLKANYGISEMDVAKRLIDYGFHAPTMSFPVAGTLMIEPTESESKCEIDRFIEALLSIRAEIAQVDKGIWPIDDNPLVNAPHTQYELVQEWPHSYSRECAVFPSEATKQSKYWPAVKRLDDVYGDRHLHCSCAPISDYE from the coding sequence ATGACACAGACTTTAAATCAGTTAGAGTATCGCGATGAATTTATTCGTCGCCATATTGGTTCATCACCAGAACAGATTAAAGAGATGCTCAGTGCTGTTGGCGTCTCCTCATTAAATGAATTAACTCAAAAAATTGTTCCAGATAATATTCAATTAGAGACACCGCCAAATGTGGGTGCAGGAGCAACAGAGCAAGAAGCCTTGGCTGAACTGAAAGCGATCGCCAGCCAAAATAAACGTTTCACTTCCTATATTGGAATGGGTTACGCGCCTTCTGTATTACCTCCTGTTATTTTGCGTAATTTATTAGAAAATCCGGGTTGGTATACCGCTTATACACCGTATCAGCCAGAAGTTTCTCAAGGCCGTCTAGAATCACTACTGAATTTTCAACAGGTTACAATTGATTACACAGGAATGGATCTTGCCTCTGCATCGCTGCTAGATGAAGCAACGGCAGCAGCTGAAGCGATGGCAATGGCAAAACGCGTAAGCAAATTAAAAAATGCGGATCGTTTCTTTGTTGCTGATGATATTCATCCTCAAACTTTAGATGTTGTCAGAACTCGAGCTGATACCTTTGGTTTTGAAGTAGTTGTTGATAAGGCTGAAAAAGTATTAGAGCTTGAAGGTGTCTTTGGCGTGCTATTACAACAAGTCGGCACAACGGGTGAAGTTCATGATCACAGTAAGTTATTAGCAGCACTAAAAGAACGCAAAATTATTACCAGTGTTGCCGCTGATTTAATGGCGCTGGTGGTACTCACTGCACCTGGTCATCAAGGTGCTGATATCGTATTAGGCTCAGCGCAACGTTTTGGTGTTCCAATGGGCTACGGTGGACCACATGCGGCATTCTTTGCTTGTCGTGATGAATATAAACGTGCGATGCCGGGACGTATTATTGGTGTTTCTCGTGATGCTGCGGGTAATCGTGCATTACGTATGGCGATGCAAACGCGTGAGCAACATATTCGCCGTGAAAAAGCGAACTCCAATATTTGTACATCCCAAGTCTTACTTGCCAATATTGCGGCGATGTATGCGGTTTATCATGGGCCAGAAGGATTAAAAACCATCGCTCAACGTATTCATCGTTTAACAGATATTTTAGCCGCGGGTTTACAACAAAACGGTATGGCATTACGCCATAAAACTTGGTTTGATACTTTAACGATTGATACCGTAGATAAAGCTGCTGTATTACAACGCGCTAAAGATGCTGAAATTAACTTACGTACTGATATTGTGGGTGCCGTGGGTGTAACACTAAGCGAAATTACAACACGTGAAGATGTATTAAAGCTTGTTGAAATTATCAGTGGTAAAGCATTTGCCGGTGATATTGATGTACTTGATAAACAAGTGGCATCTGCATCAGTATCAATCCCTGCTTCTATGCAACGTAAAGACACAGTGCTGACGCATGAAAACTTCCATCGTTATCACAGCGAAACAGAAATGATGCGCTATATGCATCGTTTAGAAAACAAAGACTTAGCATTGAATCAAGCGATGATCCCATTAGGCTCATGCACAATGAAACTTAATGCTGCCGCTGAAATGATCCCGATTACATGGCCTGAGTTTACAGAGTTACATCCATTCTGCCCAGCTTATCAAGCGAAAGGCTATCAAGTGATGATTGGACAACTCTCCAGTTGGCTTGCTGCATTAACGGGTTATGATGAGATGTGTATGCAACCAAACTCAGGTGCCCAAGGTGAATATGCAGGTTTATTAGCTATTCGTCGTTATCACCAAAGCCGTGGAGAAGGTGCGCGACATATCTGCTTGATCCCAAGTTCAGCACACGGTACTAACCCAGCTTCTGCTCATATGGCAGGAATGACTGTGGTTGTCGTCGGTTGTGATGATAACGGTAATATCGATATTGCGGACTTAAAAGCCAAAGCAGAAAAGCATCAAGCTGAACTCTCTTGTGTGATGGTGACATATCCATCAACACATGGTGTTTATGAAGAAGGTATTCGTGAAGTTTGTGAAATCATTCATCAATATGGCGGACAAGTTTACCTTGATGGTGCCAATATGAATGCGCAAGTGGGGATCACTACACCAGGCTTTATTGGCTCTGATGTTTCTCACTTAAACTTACATAAAACCTTCTGTATTCCTCATGGCGGTGGTGGCCCAGGCATGGGACCTATTGGTGTGAAATCACACTTAGCACCGTTTGTACCAGGGCATTCTGTTGTTGAAATGGAGAATATTACTACACAAGGTGCGGTTTCTGCGGCTCAATTTGGTAGCGCTTCAATACTACCAATTAGCTGGATGTATATTCGTATGATGGGCGCACAAGGGCTTAAACAAGCCAGCCAAGTGGCGATCTTAAATGCGAACTATATCGCACAACGTCTGAAAAATGACTATGACATTCTTTATGCTGGCGCGGATGGTTATGTCGCACATGAATGTATTATCGATATTCGTCCATTAAAAGCGAATTACGGTATCAGTGAAATGGATGTAGCTAAGCGTCTAATTGACTATGGATTCCACGCTCCAACCATGTCATTCCCTGTTGCGGGTACATTAATGATTGAGCCAACAGAATCCGAAAGTAAATGTGAAATTGATCGCTTTATTGAGGCTCTGCTTTCTATTCGTGCTGAAATTGCACAGGTAGATAAAGGCATATGGCCAATTGATGACAACCCATTAGTTAATGCGCCTCATACTCAATATGAATTAGTGCAAGAGTGGCCACATAGTTATAGCCGTGAATGTGCGGTATTCCCAAGTGAAGCAACGAAACAAAGCAAATATTGGCCAGCGGTTAAACGTCTTGATGATGTGTATGGCGACCGCCATTTACATTGTTCATGTGCACCAATTAGTGATTATGAATAA